The Panthera leo isolate Ple1 chromosome C2, P.leo_Ple1_pat1.1, whole genome shotgun sequence genome window below encodes:
- the CD86 gene encoding T-lymphocyte activation antigen CD86 isoform X4 — translation MGICDSTMGLSRTLLVMALLLSGVSSMKSQAYFNKTGELPCHFTNSQNISLDELVVFWQDQDKLVLYELFRGKENPQNVHLKYKGRTSFDKDNWTLRLHNVQIKDKGTYHCFIHYKGPKGLVPMHQMSSDLSVLANFSQPEITVTSNRTENSGIINLTCSSIQGYPEPKEMYFQLNTENSTTKYDTVMKKSQNNVTELYNVSISLPFSVPEAHNVSVFCALKLETLEMLLSLPFNIETIKGERKESKQTNERVPYHVPERSDEAQCVNILKTASGDKSTTHF, via the exons GTGTTTCTTCCATGAAGAGTCAAGCATATTTCAACAAGACTGGAGAACTGCCATGCCATTTTACAAACTCTCAAAACATAAGCCTGGATGAGCTGGTAGTATTTTGGCAGGACCAGGATAAGCTGGTTCTGTATGAGCTATTCAGAGGCAAAGAGAACCCTCAAAATGTTCATCTCAAATATAAGGGCCGTACAAGCTTTGACAAGGACAACTGGACCCTGAGACTCCACAATGTTCAGATCAAGGACAAGGGCACATATCACTGTTTCATTCATTATAAAGGGCCCAAAGGACTAGTTCCCATGCACCAAATGAGTTCTGACCTATCAGTGCTTG CTAACTTCAGTCAACCTGAAATAACAGTAACTTCTAATAGAACAGAAAATTCTGGCATCATAAATTTGACCTGCTCATCTATACAAGGTTACCCAGAACCTAAGGAGATGTATTTTCAGCTAAACACTGAGAATTCAACTACTAAGTATGATACTGTCATgaagaaatctcaaaataatgtGACAGAACTATACAACGTTTCTATCAGCTTGCCTTTTTCAGTCCCTGAAGCACACAATGTGAGCGTCTTTTGTGCCCTGAAACTGGAGACACTGGAGATGCTGCTCTCCCTACCTTTCAATATAG AAACCatcaaaggggagagaaaagagagcaaacaGACCAACGAAAG AGTACCATACCATGTACCTGAGAGATCTGATGAAGCCCAGTGTGTTAACATTTTGAAGACAGCCTCAGGCGACAAAAGTActacacatttttaa
- the CD86 gene encoding T-lymphocyte activation antigen CD86 isoform X1 — translation MGICDSTMGLSRTLLVMALLLSGVSSMKSQAYFNKTGELPCHFTNSQNISLDELVVFWQDQDKLVLYELFRGKENPQNVHLKYKGRTSFDKDNWTLRLHNVQIKDKGTYHCFIHYKGPKGLVPMHQMSSDLSVLANFSQPEITVTSNRTENSGIINLTCSSIQGYPEPKEMYFQLNTENSTTKYDTVMKKSQNNVTELYNVSISLPFSVPEAHNVSVFCALKLETLEMLLSLPFNIDAQPKDKDPEQGHFLWIAAVLVMFVVFCGMVSFKTLRKRKKKQPGPSHECETIKGERKESKQTNERVPYHVPERSDEAQCVNILKTASGDKSTTHF, via the exons GTGTTTCTTCCATGAAGAGTCAAGCATATTTCAACAAGACTGGAGAACTGCCATGCCATTTTACAAACTCTCAAAACATAAGCCTGGATGAGCTGGTAGTATTTTGGCAGGACCAGGATAAGCTGGTTCTGTATGAGCTATTCAGAGGCAAAGAGAACCCTCAAAATGTTCATCTCAAATATAAGGGCCGTACAAGCTTTGACAAGGACAACTGGACCCTGAGACTCCACAATGTTCAGATCAAGGACAAGGGCACATATCACTGTTTCATTCATTATAAAGGGCCCAAAGGACTAGTTCCCATGCACCAAATGAGTTCTGACCTATCAGTGCTTG CTAACTTCAGTCAACCTGAAATAACAGTAACTTCTAATAGAACAGAAAATTCTGGCATCATAAATTTGACCTGCTCATCTATACAAGGTTACCCAGAACCTAAGGAGATGTATTTTCAGCTAAACACTGAGAATTCAACTACTAAGTATGATACTGTCATgaagaaatctcaaaataatgtGACAGAACTATACAACGTTTCTATCAGCTTGCCTTTTTCAGTCCCTGAAGCACACAATGTGAGCGTCTTTTGTGCCCTGAAACTGGAGACACTGGAGATGCTGCTCTCCCTACCTTTCAATATAG ATGCACAACCTAAGGATAAAGACCCTGAACAAGGCCACTTCCTCTGGATTGCGGCTGTACTtgtaatgtttgttgttttttgtgggATGGTGTCCTTTAAAACactaaggaaaaggaagaagaagcagCCTGGCCCCTCTCATGAATGTG AAACCatcaaaggggagagaaaagagagcaaacaGACCAACGAAAG AGTACCATACCATGTACCTGAGAGATCTGATGAAGCCCAGTGTGTTAACATTTTGAAGACAGCCTCAGGCGACAAAAGTActacacatttttaa
- the CD86 gene encoding T-lymphocyte activation antigen CD86 isoform X3, which translates to MGICDSTMGLSRTLLVMALLLSGVSSMKSQAYFNKTGELPCHFTNSQNISLDELVVFWQDQDKLVLYELFRGKENPQNVHLKYKGRTSFDKDNWTLRLHNVQIKDKGTYHCFIHYKGPKGLVPMHQMSSDLSVLANFSQPEITVTSNRTENSGIINLTCSSIQGYPEPKEMYFQLNTENSTTKYDTVMKKSQNNVTELYNVSISLPFSVPEAHNVSVFCALKLETLEMLLSLPFNIDAQPKDKDPEQGHFLWIAAVLVMFVVFCGMVSFKTLRKRKKKQPGPSHECETIKGERKESKQTNERVPYHVPERSDEAQCVNILKTASGDKNQ; encoded by the exons GTGTTTCTTCCATGAAGAGTCAAGCATATTTCAACAAGACTGGAGAACTGCCATGCCATTTTACAAACTCTCAAAACATAAGCCTGGATGAGCTGGTAGTATTTTGGCAGGACCAGGATAAGCTGGTTCTGTATGAGCTATTCAGAGGCAAAGAGAACCCTCAAAATGTTCATCTCAAATATAAGGGCCGTACAAGCTTTGACAAGGACAACTGGACCCTGAGACTCCACAATGTTCAGATCAAGGACAAGGGCACATATCACTGTTTCATTCATTATAAAGGGCCCAAAGGACTAGTTCCCATGCACCAAATGAGTTCTGACCTATCAGTGCTTG CTAACTTCAGTCAACCTGAAATAACAGTAACTTCTAATAGAACAGAAAATTCTGGCATCATAAATTTGACCTGCTCATCTATACAAGGTTACCCAGAACCTAAGGAGATGTATTTTCAGCTAAACACTGAGAATTCAACTACTAAGTATGATACTGTCATgaagaaatctcaaaataatgtGACAGAACTATACAACGTTTCTATCAGCTTGCCTTTTTCAGTCCCTGAAGCACACAATGTGAGCGTCTTTTGTGCCCTGAAACTGGAGACACTGGAGATGCTGCTCTCCCTACCTTTCAATATAG ATGCACAACCTAAGGATAAAGACCCTGAACAAGGCCACTTCCTCTGGATTGCGGCTGTACTtgtaatgtttgttgttttttgtgggATGGTGTCCTTTAAAACactaaggaaaaggaagaagaagcagCCTGGCCCCTCTCATGAATGTG AAACCatcaaaggggagagaaaagagagcaaacaGACCAACGAAAG AGTACCATACCATGTACCTGAGAGATCTGATGAAGCCCAGTGTGTTAACATTTTGAAGACAGCCTCAGGCGACAAAA ATCAGTAG
- the CD86 gene encoding T-lymphocyte activation antigen CD86 isoform X2: protein MDLGCTMGLSRTLLVMALLLSGVSSMKSQAYFNKTGELPCHFTNSQNISLDELVVFWQDQDKLVLYELFRGKENPQNVHLKYKGRTSFDKDNWTLRLHNVQIKDKGTYHCFIHYKGPKGLVPMHQMSSDLSVLANFSQPEITVTSNRTENSGIINLTCSSIQGYPEPKEMYFQLNTENSTTKYDTVMKKSQNNVTELYNVSISLPFSVPEAHNVSVFCALKLETLEMLLSLPFNIDAQPKDKDPEQGHFLWIAAVLVMFVVFCGMVSFKTLRKRKKKQPGPSHECETIKGERKESKQTNERVPYHVPERSDEAQCVNILKTASGDKSTTHF from the exons GTGTTTCTTCCATGAAGAGTCAAGCATATTTCAACAAGACTGGAGAACTGCCATGCCATTTTACAAACTCTCAAAACATAAGCCTGGATGAGCTGGTAGTATTTTGGCAGGACCAGGATAAGCTGGTTCTGTATGAGCTATTCAGAGGCAAAGAGAACCCTCAAAATGTTCATCTCAAATATAAGGGCCGTACAAGCTTTGACAAGGACAACTGGACCCTGAGACTCCACAATGTTCAGATCAAGGACAAGGGCACATATCACTGTTTCATTCATTATAAAGGGCCCAAAGGACTAGTTCCCATGCACCAAATGAGTTCTGACCTATCAGTGCTTG CTAACTTCAGTCAACCTGAAATAACAGTAACTTCTAATAGAACAGAAAATTCTGGCATCATAAATTTGACCTGCTCATCTATACAAGGTTACCCAGAACCTAAGGAGATGTATTTTCAGCTAAACACTGAGAATTCAACTACTAAGTATGATACTGTCATgaagaaatctcaaaataatgtGACAGAACTATACAACGTTTCTATCAGCTTGCCTTTTTCAGTCCCTGAAGCACACAATGTGAGCGTCTTTTGTGCCCTGAAACTGGAGACACTGGAGATGCTGCTCTCCCTACCTTTCAATATAG ATGCACAACCTAAGGATAAAGACCCTGAACAAGGCCACTTCCTCTGGATTGCGGCTGTACTtgtaatgtttgttgttttttgtgggATGGTGTCCTTTAAAACactaaggaaaaggaagaagaagcagCCTGGCCCCTCTCATGAATGTG AAACCatcaaaggggagagaaaagagagcaaacaGACCAACGAAAG AGTACCATACCATGTACCTGAGAGATCTGATGAAGCCCAGTGTGTTAACATTTTGAAGACAGCCTCAGGCGACAAAAGTActacacatttttaa